A region of the Perca flavescens isolate YP-PL-M2 chromosome 15, PFLA_1.0, whole genome shotgun sequence genome:
atgatctgataataccagattctgcggaaatattattaaatcctcaatttcaataccatatgccagcacaaggtcgagggtgtggttaaaacagtgcgtcgccttgtgcacactctgactgaaaccgattgaatccagtaatgagttgaaagcagtagtaaggctattgctgtcaacgtccacatggatattaaaatcaccaacaataagtactttgtctgatttaaggactacacatgataaaaactctgagaattcagataaaaattcagagtatggacctggagctcggtagacaacaacaaatataattggctgtactgatttccgtgttggatgttgaagattaagaacaaggctttcaaaagagttataatttagtttgggtttagggttaattaacaggctaaaaatcaaatatggctgcaactccccctcctcggcctgagcctctaggaatttgagtattaatatgactgggaggggtggcttcatttagactaacatattcttcatggcccagccaggtttcagtaagacagaatagatcaatttgattatcagatatcaattaatttacgagtactgctttagaagacaaagatctgatatttagtaatccacatctaattttcctatccttttctatcattgctgtggtagttttaattccaattaggttgttaagtgttgcccctctattcaccactttgtgtggtctgttgttgataattactggaatagtactagtactacatgttactggaataatactagtactacatgttatccaacagaaaacattttcagattcatccacttgtatagtgctatcaggatcaatacctgggggacatgaatctgtgatattttcaacataatgtcaatacttgccttctgtcagtgtggtcgttatgttgtcagatagcagcctggctccgtgtcggtttgggtggagaccatcacgcttcagcaggttgggcatctcccagaacaagttgaagttgtcgacatagggaatgctcagggaagtgcagagtggttccagccaggtgtggagccagaacagtctggaccatctctttgcacccttcctgtaggtaggtagaggcccagagatgacaatctgcttacctgtgcccatcaggatggtgatgagagtggtgaagtcttcctggagtgctatcgaccgtctctctctgatgttgtttgtgcccacatgcacgatgatgtcAACCTTGGAGTGGggggcgaggatgccgggaagtttgtgctggatgtcacggaccttggcaccggggaagcagtagaccttggagggaccgctgggtaaagggggaatgtggaggtcccttaccatggagcttccgatgaccagcgtggagattgatgagtccgaggggggagagtccgccctcaatgggcgcgtcgactgtgtggatggaccaggatgaactgcgtggggacgtggcagagaagggaactcctcgtcgttcgtcagaatgctgtagcggttatctagttgtaggggttgggctggggctgagcgctgtcctgaccgcctgctctggtgcttgcttacacgccatggctcaggctggtgtggagtggagctggtcagcagagctggctgggtcctcggcagaagccgaggagagacatcaggacagaggttgtattagtgtgtggtggggtgagagtattgcagggcacagtggaatcaaaacatccatcagtgtgtgtgtgtggggggaacttccaatgataatggagtcgaggaactcttcacttgccttgatctggtggagagacaatattctggcttcaagttccactatcttctggctgaacaggaggcacgagtcacagccaggtgaacagctgaggggggGGCATCGTGTAGgttgctagtttagctagtagcaacgttgatggaggccttctcctaaaacctaaaaaccttcacaagtcgaaatacaatgcaagtgctcctgcttgtgtttagcaagctgtggatagcccgttactgctaccaaaatataCAATAGATTTCCCAGGAGGCAAAATCCTGAGTGGTTCGTTTTAACTCCCGCTAGCAGGTAGGCTAACTAgccgttagcacaacaaatacctagacgttagctaacggagcggaggaaagttttgcaaacaacGGAGAAACTGCGGCCAGACAGGTCCGGTTAAAATACAGCGAAACGGTGTAATTAGTCGCAATTAGCATTGTGTACCAGAGTGATAAGCAGAAACAGGAAAGGTAGTTCAAGTTTCAGAACAGATGAGGAAGTTTTCGCCACAGGTTCACGACCTGTGTTCGCGTGTGTTTGTGAAGATAACAGCAGTTTCTGTCTAGAAACTAGAGGTCACCCCCCCTGAGATGTTAGGATAAAAGTTtgagggagagaagagagggtgGTGCCATATAGGATATTAAAGTTAAGGTTTACCATAATgattgtatgtttctgtgtaagAGGTTTTCTGCAACACTAATGGCAGGAAATAGGATAAGGGGTTTCTGTCTAACCCCCCTCTGGTTTTACCAGACATTCTGTCAGACTGGTGAGCATGAAGACAGCTTCCCCCACATGCTGACGACAAGAGGAAGGACAGCCCAGAGAGAATAAAGGAGTTGGACTTCTGTGAAACAGTGCACATAACTGGGAGGGACAAGGAGGTGTCAGTTGTGGTCAGCATGTAGTCCTGCATGTGTTTGTAAATACTTAAAATACTGTTCAGGAAAACTGTTAACGTTATTATATCATTTCAGTAAATTATTTCAGTCCCCCGGTTAAGTGATCATCAGAACGAATATGCTAAAGAGGGATAGTTAAGAGTGTAGGCAATTGGAATCTGAATCTGAGGCCTGAGGTTTTCAGATCTTAATTTGTCCTTCTTCAATTGtcaggtgaaaatgtcttgttgataTATAACAGTAAAAGACTATAGAGGCAAACAAATGTCACCATAAGGGGCAGAGACTCAGTCATTCATTCAAGGTCCAATCAACTGTCACTAAGCTGTCACTCAGGTAACaaagatttctttttgtttctcctACAAGGATTATTCAACCTACATTAATATAGCATACCTGGTGATCAATTACAATTTATTGGGAACATCTGGATGTGTGTTGAGCTGTGGTACAACTATTATTGGTGAAACAATGTCAAGTTTAGGATTATTGTTGCATGCACATGATCTACATGCAGCAGaagtgaaagggggcgtggactgagtaagtgggcgtggccatattatagggggcggctcagtatcacacgtagaccacacattctgagtttcatgcaaatcagatgatgtttgtcatataaggcacatttcctgttgccagcggggggcgctatgaccaaaagtcaattttggcctgtacgtgtcctcaggcctggacccttgtcaatcatgagaaattttgggcagatacgacaatgtacactcaagttacaacaacttctttgttcatcgctaaacactcaaaatggcccccacaccacgcccacaccgtctgacgaaaagtttttcttttaataacttttcatcgttaaggtgttgggatggtacagaccaagtttgaagtccatcggatgaaatctctaggaggagtttgttaaagtacgacatgtggaaatggccaaaatcacactaatgaacatttaattcaaaatggtggacttcctgttgggtttagggtatggctctaatgaagttttttgtacatcatgttacatatgtgtaccaagtttcgtgagtctacgttaaacgcactgcaggggctcaattttcttaactttctagggggcgctagcaagccatttttgtgcgcctattcccgaaacccttaaagtacgtacattttcaccagacttgatgcgaccgccaaatttggtgagttttttaatatattaagcccctcaaaaagccaattcatttgacgggaaaataataatagaagaaagaaacaataattccttcagtttcaatagggccttcgccgctgtcggcgctcgggccctaaatacTGGTTTAAAgtacttcttcctgcctctatgtattaatgctcatgggtagcctaaatgggttccattcagaccttaACATTAAGTATTTTACTGTTatatgtcaacaagacattttcacctggctatacccaatgtttagatcGGTTGtggtatttatgcaaattagcacatacgTAATTAGATTATGCACCGTTTTTCCATGTTAGCAAACAATTTCAAAACACttgtaatatattttttgtttgtcttgatgTAAATAATCAACTCAGTaattttcatggtgatatcgAAAGGTTTAAATTTTACCCTATTTGCGTGAGAAAAAGAATAACTAGGTGTATGAATAGGCTATATTTGGgtctttttcaaaactttccCCCAATGGGATTCTTCTGGGCTTTTTTTCCTTACTCAGGACATATTGAGGATACAAAATCAAATGAGTTtgcttctgttgcaatttgttcAAAATTTTTTTTAGTAGGTCTTCTCTGGGTGTTGTAGTCCTTGTAATGTATTAGAATGTGTTAAACAGTTTCTGGCTGGTGACAGTATGAATGTTTTCCGGTAGAATGTTTGCCTATAATTAAGATCTGTATGACCAACTCTAAGACGAGTAATGATATTTTCCTCCCTCCATTTAAAACCCACCTTCTTCCCATCACCAACACGTCTTTCTATATTGTTAAGATGCCTTCCTGTTTCACTAATGTTCCAATACTCCTGCCATGCTGTTTTTCATATGTCCTGATGAAGGATTTAACTTCTGGGACCTGTAGGTCTACAGATATAATCTTAAGTGCTCGTTAGGCCAGAATATCCACTTTCTCATTTCCCTCCACACCAGCATGGGCAGGAACCCAAATGAAACTTGTAAACATACCCTTAATCTGCATTCTGTACAATATAATACATATTCCATTGATTATATCTGTTCTAGGTGATGATCTGCCTGTTCTAATGCTAGAAAGTGCTGAAAAACAGATGCAATGCAGTTTCAATCCCTCCACCTGAGCTACTGCAGCCTGCACTTTTCTAACGCCACATTGCGGCCTCTTATCCATATAGCCCCTTCATCCGCACACAAAGACCTTCCCACACCTCGGTCAACATGACAAAATATATCGTTTATCATAATGTTGAAACCAAAATAATGATTTTTATATTAACTTTTGTTTTGATAAATTGGGCATAAATGCAGCGATATTTACAGTGAACCAGACTCATTGTAAACTGACAACTTGTGTTAATTGATCTTGATGCGTAGCATATCGTCACAATCATTTGACAATCAGCTGATTGAGGCAGTAATTGCATCAGCTGGTTTATAAAAGCCTAGCTGTCATTCAGTTTGGAGCCTTTGGTTTGTAGCCGGATGGTTTTTTGACCACTGCTTCAAGAACAGTTACATGATTGTGAGttgaagttgttttttgttattatcttttatttttgctcTGCTGTCAATGCTTGTACACCATCTGGTAAGGACAGTTCATTATTTTGTGTAAAAGACGAAAACATATCAAATTGAAGTTTGAgtgataaagaaaaataaacgtGAAAACAAAAGGAGAACAGTGGAGTGATTCTGAGTCTTGTTTAAGCGCGTCGACCAAGGTGCATTCCAAAAGACTAAAGGGATCAAAAATGTAGTCAGAAAGTTGCTCCCATTTTGCATTGAAGACAACATAGAGATGActgtcatttattttcacaaagATCAATAAATGTCAAACTGATGTTTAAAGATGCTATATTTTGCACTGACTGCAAGGCGTAGATGGGGACacaatttaaatatgttttttaataaaaaaatgtagatAAAATTATGAAATTTTACACACACCAAATCCGCAATGATCTTCAAATGTTGTGAATTTTTTTGAAATTGCAGTATTTATTTACACTACCGTATGCAGTAAAATCAAAAAATTGAATGGTACATTTGTGGAGGACAGTCTGAAGATAAAGTCCCCCATATTTGGTGTCAACTGAAACCATCCAAATTACACTAGGTAACAGCCAGTGATGCCAgtaatctgaccacttttttcagtaacgactaatctaacgcgttactatttccaaaccactAATCATATTAaagacacaaacgtaaacaacaacggagggaggagagagatggaaatcCAGTCAccatttagagtttgtgtcagctaaagacgacaatattaaggttggttgtacactctgtgctggtggtgactaagtgctatctagctagaaaaacactacgtcaaatttgaagaaccatttggagttgcagcgctgcagtcaaacttacagagcaagtcccagcaggtggagtgaagcagagaggaggaggtccccccaccacccaaacaactaaagctggacttcggtgcaaaaccagtaagtggaggagagttgaagaagttggtcgggctgtaggcctatgttgtagaagaaatgctgcccttaaacacggctgactggctctctttcgtgccgtaataaaccagatcctactactggccacGCTGAGCtacctcacagtaaaccggttgtcatgtttatgttgaggctgtggggggggTTGTCGGaagctgctgcatgtaactaataaagtaacttgtaatctaacttcgttacttttaaaatcaagtaatctgtaaagtaactaaattactttttcaaagtaactgtggcaacactggtaACAGCAGAGCAGAGTTTCTGCTCTATTGGAGCTACAGTTTGGCGTAAGCTGAGATGTTGTAGCGTGTATGGCTGATTTGTTATGAATTTTTAAAGTTTAGAATTTTAAAAGGCTGTTGTAGGGCCACCATCAGAACAATTAGCACACAAATCACACTGATTAAGTTCAGCATAGGACTGGAAGTTTAGTGAGTTTTCATTTATGGGAACATGGATTTCTTTGGAAGAAGAATATTACCGGTCCCTCACTGCTTAGCCCCTGATAAAAATAATAAGTCACATGAGCTGTGATTGGTCCAGCTGCAGTGTGTCATAGTGATGAATATtaaaccctcctgttgtcctcgggtcaaatttgacgcattttcaaaacgtttctatatcagaacatttgggtttcttttaaccaaaataGTCAAAAAAGATAagatggatggttccatacagcCAACACACTTCAGAAGTAAAATTAATTATcagaatttgggtgttttattaaattttatagcatttgaaaaaaataaaagaacattgaaaaaagctttACAAAAAGCGcagagaaaagtgacaaaaacgtggggaaaagtgacaaaagcgtctaaaaaaaaaagtttgacccagaaaaactaaaaagttgcatggtcaacgggaagacaacacacacacacacacacacacacacacacacacatatacacatataacaCCCCCCTAAATCCAATCAGATCATCATCTGAGGGCAAAGCCTCATTAAATAtccagataataataataagatatGATAAGTTAAGTGAGTTGTGATTGGTCCAGCTGCAGTGTGTCATAGTGATGAATATTAAAgtctaaaacaaaaatttggAAGGTGGTTGTCAATTCCCACTGTAATTTGTGCTTTTTATTCAAACAAATCAGAATATTCACACGTTTGTTGACAATAAACAAGGAGCGTGTCTTTAGTTAGTAATTCTTTTATTAGTTTCTTGTCACATTATCTCCATCTGGTGGTCGGATCAAGAACAACAGAGTTACACTGAGCTGGAACAGACTCAGCAGTGGGTCATCAGCAGCAACTCAACAGTTATAATGTCACTTTAATAACTTTAATTATTCATATTGAATTATTTTCAGGACCTTCAAACTTttaatgaatcaaaataaacaaCTCAGGTGATGGTTTAAAACGGAAATAAACTTTGTAGTCAGAATAAAATGGGGCTTTAATATTCAGATTATTATATCTAAACCTGGTGTATTTCCTGTATAGtgaatagtatagtatatagtacatagtatatagtatagtatagtgacTGTTTGGGTTGTGCTGACATCAGCTGGAGAGATTCAGGGAAATGAGGACAGAACAACAGATCAACACATCATCCTCCATCTTTCTAAAGACAGAACACATCTCTgaccagggctgtagtcaagaccacctttgtcgagtccaagacaagtccaagaccaggactagtcaagACTGAGTACAAAAAGGTTTGAGTCagagtcaagaccaagtccaAAGACGtttgagtccaagacaagtcagAGTCCAAATTTTGATTAAGGCAGAATTGATGTTGTCATTCTGCCTAATAATTAGCCATGTGCTTCTGTTTAGGAGAATGTGTAGCTTATTTATGGAGAAACGGGCCTTTGGAGCAATGccagtttgtgtttgtgacaCCTAGCTGTCGGAATATTGGACTTTCTGTCCAATGGGACCATTTTCGGACTATTGAGGCTTTGAAATTAAGAGCTGTTGGAGAGTCCTGGTTGTTCCAGACTTGTACCATCTATACTATATCTATAGTCATGGAGGCCCCTTTTCGCCGACACAATCCTGTCTCTGATCTCTGCAGGAAGGTCCTTCAGCCTCATGGTGTGGTTTCTGTCAGCTGGGAGACCATCTATAGACAGATGTGGGCCTTTCTAAGTTATGTCCAATCAGTTTAATTTACCACAGGTGGACTCCAATCACAGCACAGGGGGCTGAATACTCATGTCAATGTATTATTTAACTTTCCTCTTTTTAATATATCAGAAAACACCTCTAAAATTCCGTTTTCTTTGTCATTATGTGGTATTACATATAGATTAATGAGGGAGAAATGTATTGATTTTAGCATAAAGCTGCAAATAGAAAAGCTCTGAAtactctatatactgtatactgtatgtgacaaagaTTGATCTGATTTGTAGTTGTTAGCGACCACGTCGCATGTTGTCTAGTGTAAATTGAATCTTTTTCAGTTTGCCGTTGATGGTGATGTCAGGCACAGTGAGGCCTTTTTCAATAGCTGAGATGTTTTTGTTCTCAATCTTGTTTTCACATGTGTCTCCATGGTAACTAGGAGGACACTCACACAAATATTTGTTGGTGTCCCACAGAGGCTTGCAGTCTCCTCCGTTCTGACATGAGTTATTGTTGCAGGGAGACATGTTTCGGGAGTAATAGATGTAGAGACCGTGAGTATATCCTAAAGAAAATCTGTAATCCAGAAAACAATAAGAAATCAACAGGGTTTCTGGGACTTGAACCCAATCCTTTGTATGAATAGAACTGGCATGCATCACTTTAACAAACTCTCTAAGGGGACCACCACCAACGTTATGACTGCACTGCGGAATTTCTGTTGCACTTTTATTACAAAGTGTTTCGTCCTTCTCGGGCATCTTCATCCCGGCATCCTCATACATTTTAACTACGTCCCATTGTCTACTGCTGGGGCCATATTTCTTCGTGTAGCACCGATCCAGGTTGTTTTTTACTTGTTCTTTACTTATCTCCTCTGCTTTCTGAGTGTAGCCCACATTGACAGTGATCTTACCCACAGGGATCTTTTTCATATTATATATCACATGATTGTTATGTTCATCTGTGTACACCATCACCACCCAGTTGTACCAGTTGTACTTATTGTCCAGAAACTCTCTCACCTTATCAGCAATGGCTTTTTTGTCACTGAGTCCATTGCTGATCCTCACCACGTCTTCCTTCACGAACGGCATGTTGGTCAGGCAGTATTCCAGAGCTGATATCTGATTTCTAGAGACGTTCTTGAACATCTTGGTGTGTTCAGCTTCTATACCTGATGAGTCCAACCCTATCAGTTTCCAGTAGAACTGGTTCAGCACCATCCCCTTCCACAGCAAACTGCTGAAATAGACGTTATATTTGCCAATCATTTCAACATCACATTTAAACTTCTTCCTCAGCAGTTTGTTGAGGTTTCCACTGAGAGACGTGTCTGAGACTGTCAGGTAATGGTAGACGTTGGCCACACTGGCTTCAGTTCCTGTGTTCTCATAGTAGTTGACGTATATCTCTGCCAGTCGGAGTTTGTCCTCTTCACTTTTTACCAACTGGCTGTTCTGAAGAAGATCATTGAACTTCTTCCAGGCATTGAGGATGAGGAGTTCGTCTTGAGAGTAGACGCTGGCGTAGTTAAACCATTCCACATTCGTTTCTAGGTTGGAGATCTGGATGGAGATAGAGTCCAACTTCCTGTTCACTTCTTCAAACCCTTTCTTCACCTCGTTCAGCACCGGGTCATCCTGAGGGATGAAGATCAAGGCCATGTTGATAAAAGGGGCGATCAGACCTCCGATGCCAGGTGCCAAGCTGGCAAAGTTGGCGAGACTCTTCATCACAGCTGGCAACTTTTTGGTATCGATCTTTTCAATCACTTTTTTGATTAAAGGGATGACGTCTTTTGCTGCTGCTAAAGCTGCTAAAGATTTTTCCCATTTCTCTCTGCTTTCGAAAGCCTGGTCTCTCTTCACCCTGTAGGATGTTGAGAGGATGGAGGAAGTGGGATCTTGTGAGCGAGCTGAGGATGTCGTCCAATAAAGAAGAAGGATCACTGAAGCCAACAGCATGGAGGCAGACAGCCATGACTGCAACACAGACAACATAACATGGAAAAAAATGTTAGGGTGGTTTTTATAATCTGTGAACCAAACAAATCTGCCGAGctggtgttttattttctctggcaGATACGTCTGGCTCTCCTCACATTCAGACAGATTATAAGATGAAGACAACCTTGGCAGTTCAATCACAGAGGAGCGTCAATGCTCCAGATTTGAAAATTCAACATCCACCATACCCTGGTTACTGCTGTGCATTTAAATGTACTGAGTTAGCATGACCTGGCTGTGGAGAGAGGCCGCCACAGACACACctagagagagaggagagacttTTCAGAGATAGATTTTGTGTTACCATTAGCTGTCAGACATACAGGCTAGGCCTATAGTTACATCTGTCgggtgacatggaagctgtacttacagggtcacatctctctctctctctctctctctctctctatgtctctctatTTAAAGGTCTCTgtgctaagtggctctccatatttgtactttttaaaatcccaaaaaacagcagcacaaccttactgcaaAATAGTTGTCTTACCTAatgccatcactaggctgatttaagaattgaatttcggctgctatatttaacagttagttcatttcattcaggtgtgaggatggtcaatcaggaaagacaggggaaggcaacaggtaggtctaacattaggtggaagtgtagggggagccacttgataccaacagattcatttcttaatattatggaaaaactaatatGGAAAATCTATTActtaatgtttgtttgacaatatgtcttagtggagaagaacacaggcaaggagtgaatgagacagacatgaggtcgGTGATGGCATcaggtagagatgagaccagtgatgtcatcaggtagagatgagaccagtgatgtcatcaggtagagatgagcccagtgatgtcatcaggtaggagttctattagttagaccacacaaaactaaatgtccagtaaggtttgaagttctgttgaccaacctattcactgtgtcctttttgggggaaaaaaatagtgcagacagagatggaaaatataacaattagcctATGTGTGACAGCGGGGACGTAGTAAACATATCAGAACGGGGggcacacttatttatttatttatgttttttgtggGGGGTGGGCGCcaaaattgttgctgcatagccctctgacactgggtagttgcgACCTTGATTAAAAGCCTTTCTAAACAGATAAGTTTTGAGTTTAGACCTAAAAAGCGCTACATCTCTAGTCATCCGAATTTCATGGGGTagcttgttccagagtctcggggcagcaactgcaaGAGCCTGATCACCCCACCGTTTATACTTTGACCTTGGGACTTCTAAAACCAGCTGATTTGAGACTCACGCAGGGTTAAGATCTCGGACAAATACTCCAGGGCCAGGCCGTTTGTACAAGTTGGAGTCGTGAGATGGTGGTCTGATTCAGACCAAcataaagagcattacagtaatccaaccttGAACTAATAAAGGCACGAATCCCCTTTTCTAGATCATGCATGTTAAGGAAGCGCTTAACATTAGCCAGGAGATGAAGCTGGAAAAAGCTCATTCTAACAACATTGCTGATTTGCTTATCAAATTTCATGTAGCAATCAAAAGTAACCCCCAAATTTTTGACAGCTGGCTTGAGGAATGAAGCCAGGGCTCCCAAACTCAAGCTGGACCGTTACCAGGACATCATGGACACTTTTTACCCACAGATCTCTGCCATCCACAGAGACTTGATATCTGCCAGTATATATTAGACTTTGACAGCCTGGATGGCAGGGGGGAAATCTCCAAATTGCTGGGAGAGATAACACCATGTACGAATACAGCAGCAAGATTTGTCAGCTGCTGTGACTGCAACAGGGCCTCCAATGGGATATCCCCATAAAACCcacctgtgacacacacacacacagacagacacacacacacacacacacacacagacagacagacagatgaggtGGAAAGTTTTTATTTGTCATACTGATGTGTGATTTGTCTTTCATAATTATCCAttactgcatgttttttttatattctcgtaactttatatgtatttacttttatattatatggtatttactctgttttctatattataatatataagttataggGATCCATTATAAGTGCTCCATTATCTTAAAAGGAAACCATGGCTTTTTCTGCCTCTGTACTGACGCTACACGGCCTGGCAAAGGGCCAATACCCTGAAGCAGTACAAACTAAGCAGAAAATGAGCAGAATCAGCAAGACCGGGATTGCTGAGTCGACAACAAATACAGTCCCTCCCTCTGCATGCTCACCTATGAAACCCTGAGTTTTTCTTTGTTCGCTGACACACTTTCACATACTGCCTTGTCACTTGTTAGACTGTCTCCTTCTGCTCAATTGCACCTCactgcag
Encoded here:
- the LOC114570252 gene encoding uncharacterized protein LOC114570252, with protein sequence MLSTGNSHPAWEGVKAMMGMQSKSWLSASMLLASVILLLYWTTSSARSQDPTSSILSTSYRVKRDQAFESREKWEKSLAALAAAKDVIPLIKKVIEKIDTKKLPAVMKSLANFASLAPGIGGLIAPFINMALIFIPQDDPVLNEVKKGFEEVNRKLDSISIQISNLETNVEWFNYASVYSQDELLILNAWKKFNDLLQNSQLVKSEEDKLRLAEIYVNYYENTGTEASVANVYHYLTVSDTSLSGNLNKLLRKKFKCDVEMIGKYNVYFSSLLWKGMVLNQFYWKLIGLDSSGIEAEHTKMFKNVSRNQISALEYCLTNMPFVKEDVVRISNGLSDKKAIADKVREFLDNKYNWYNWVVMVYTDEHNNHVIYNMKKIPVGKITVNVGYTQKAEEISKEQVKNNLDRCYTKKYGPSSRQWDVVKMYEDAGMKMPEKDETLCNKSATEIPQFSLGYTHGLYIYYSRNMSPCNNNSCQNGGDCKPLWDTNKYLCECPPSYHGDTCENKIENKNISAIEKGLTVPDITINGKLKKIQFTLDNMRRGR